A genomic stretch from Xenopus laevis strain J_2021 chromosome 6S, Xenopus_laevis_v10.1, whole genome shotgun sequence includes:
- the bpnt2.S gene encoding inositol monophosphatase 3, whose amino-acid sequence MAPMGIRLSPLGIGVFCLLALGVLYHVYSGFLTGRFAAFLLGDRAGDTVDLRELLAVSVRAAELGGVEVKKVRESNSLNEKAKGKTREGEDEKMTSGDVLSNKKMYHLIKNAFPAVLVNTEEQVDPDEEDAVSWDHDIPDEIKDKIKTSKPVSSESITIWIDPLDATHEYAENLVKYVTTMVCVAVNGKPVIGVIHKPFTGYTAWAMVDEGANIKKRSSYNEKTPTFIVSRSHSGEVKEVTRQTFGNKTEIISAGGAGYKVLSLLDVTADEQEKADVYIHVTYIKKWDICAGNAILNALGGHMTTLKGEEISYTGSEQNEGGLLASIGMDHSALVGKLAEKISVNAKKPAK is encoded by the exons ATGGCCCCCATGGGTATCCGTCTCTCCCCCCTGGGAATCGGAGTGTTCTGCCTGTTGGCACTGGGAGTTCTGTACCACGTGTACTCGGGTTTCCTCACAGGCAGGTTCGCAGCCTTCCTCTTGGGGGATAGAGCCGGGGACACGGTGGATCTGAGGGAGTTGCTGGCTGTATCGGTGAGGGCTGCGGAGCTCGGAGGGGTCGAGGTGAAGAAAGTCCGAGAAAGCAACTCGCTCAATGAGAAGGCGAAGGGCAAGACCCGGGAGGGGGAGGACGAGAAGATGACCAGTGGGGATGTCCTgtccaataagaaaatgtatCACCTCATCAAAAATGCCTTTCCGGCTGTGCTG GTAAACACCGAAGAGCAGGTTGATCCTGATGAGGAGGATGCGGTCTCTTGGGATCATGACATTCCTGAtgaaataaaggataaaataaaaacttcaaaACCTGTTTCCTCTGAGAGCATTACAATCTGGATAGACCCTCTAGATGCAACACATGAGTATGCAG AAAATCTGGTAAAATATGTCACTACCATGGTATGTGTTGCTGTAAATGGCAAACCTGTTATTGGGGTGATTCATAAACCTTTCACAGGTTATACTG CATGGGCCATGGTGGATGAAGGTGCAAATATAAAGAAGCGAAGTTCATACAATGAGAAAACTCCTACTTTTATTGTGTCACGTTCTCATTCGGGGGAGGTGAAAGAGGTCACCCGGCAAACATTTGGTAACAAGACAGAAATCATATCTGCGGGAGGAGCAG GTTACAAGGTCCTTTCTTTGCTGGATGTGACTGCCGATGAGCAAGAAAAAGCTGATGTATATATTCACGTTACCTACATTAAGAAGTGGGACATTTGTGCCGGCAATGCTATCCTAAATGCACTTGGTGGTCACATGACTACTCTCAAAGGAGAAGAAATTAGCTACACAGGCTCAGAACAAAACGAAGGGGGATTGCTAGCCAGCATTGGAATGGATCACAGTGCACTTGTTGGAAAACTGGCTGAAAAGATATCAGTCAATGCCAAGAAGCCAGCCAAGTAA